Proteins encoded by one window of Halomonas chromatireducens:
- a CDS encoding helix-turn-helix transcriptional regulator: protein MANIIREAIERKQQRLLRRPDVLHRCGISNSTLHRLINTGDFPAPVPLSPRAVAWVETEIDHWIEERISQARPNRNGANCLGGTQ, encoded by the coding sequence ATGGCAAATATCATACGCGAGGCCATCGAGCGTAAGCAGCAGCGCCTCCTCCGCCGCCCCGATGTTCTACATCGCTGCGGCATATCCAACTCCACCCTCCATCGCCTGATCAATACAGGGGACTTTCCGGCGCCAGTCCCGCTGAGCCCCCGCGCCGTCGCATGGGTCGAAACTGAGATCGATCACTGGATCGAGGAACGAATTTCACAGGCTCGACCCAACCGGAATGGCGCGAACTGCCTCGGAGGGACTCAATGA
- a CDS encoding toprim domain-containing protein has protein sequence MAPVARELLGEPNKELSRKDELRFGTHGSLAIDLDAGTWYSHEEQRGGGVLDLISRETGRGERHLQLAWLEESGFRDKQESAPKPQPLIEVERYRYNDAQGSPRFFVVRFEPKTFRQGDVNEHGRFVPGVKGIETRIPYHLDKLYAQPEADVFLVEGEKDVHRLEQLGILATCNAGGAGKWTDEHSRHLAGRRVVILPDNDEPGIDHARKVKASLEAAEAEVLVVLLRNLPEKGDVSDWLDAGGTLGQLQDLITQGGHELPKVELEPELESQGEGNRDKQSQTDLIVEFVQTWNDLFHDDNDVAYARHRGTGEVRALGSRAFRHWLTAEFYDQHEKALRDQSLREARMTLEGIAMKDHRPVHIRVAGGSGRYWLDLGLPGSSRCVFLRADAWSLEEQSELMFCRSESAQALPEPVAGGSLEPLWKVANVPEQARLLVVAWLVECLRPDTPFPVLELLGEQGSGKSGTQSALRRLIDPNAADLRGAPKSAEDLFVSGGVNHVISIENVSHLPAPLQDALCVVATGGGFARRKLYTDADESVIQLKRPVMLNGISAAVTQQDLVSRTVTVEVPVIQDAQAKDKLEEEFEVKRPEIIGALLDIAARALEILPEMSLPAARRPRLLEFAHLGMAVAKAIGRDPEEFMRQYDAARQDGLERTLEASPVATAIRDWAEIHPGEVRDEPAKRWLEILTDYKPQGSDTWPRSAKGLGDAMRRAAPALRQLGIECRCFGKGSGGVVRWRVGIKVPEAMSPMSRSPKSDADSWDIGTSGTSVREVSLGDADREVF, from the coding sequence ATGGCGCCCGTCGCACGCGAGCTGCTGGGCGAACCAAACAAGGAGCTCTCACGGAAGGACGAGCTGCGTTTCGGTACCCACGGTAGTCTGGCCATCGATCTCGATGCCGGTACTTGGTACAGCCACGAGGAGCAGCGTGGGGGAGGTGTGCTGGACCTGATTAGCCGGGAGACTGGACGCGGCGAGCGCCACCTTCAATTGGCCTGGCTGGAGGAGAGCGGCTTTCGTGATAAGCAAGAGTCGGCACCTAAGCCCCAGCCACTCATTGAGGTAGAGCGGTACCGCTACAACGATGCCCAAGGTAGCCCGAGGTTCTTTGTCGTCAGGTTCGAGCCCAAGACCTTCCGCCAGGGAGATGTCAATGAGCATGGCCGTTTCGTCCCGGGGGTGAAGGGAATCGAGACGCGCATCCCGTACCACCTCGACAAACTCTACGCCCAGCCCGAGGCCGATGTGTTCTTGGTCGAAGGGGAGAAGGACGTTCATCGGCTAGAACAGCTTGGCATATTGGCCACCTGCAACGCGGGTGGTGCCGGGAAGTGGACCGACGAGCACAGTCGGCACCTGGCAGGTCGGCGTGTGGTGATCCTGCCGGACAATGACGAGCCAGGTATCGACCATGCGCGGAAGGTGAAGGCCTCGTTGGAGGCAGCTGAAGCCGAGGTGCTGGTGGTCCTGCTGCGCAACCTGCCGGAAAAGGGCGATGTGAGCGATTGGCTCGACGCTGGCGGCACGCTAGGGCAGCTTCAAGACCTTATCACTCAGGGTGGTCACGAGCTGCCCAAGGTGGAGCTCGAGCCTGAGCTGGAAAGCCAGGGGGAGGGCAACCGTGATAAGCAGTCCCAAACCGACCTGATCGTCGAGTTCGTACAGACCTGGAACGACCTGTTCCACGATGACAACGATGTTGCCTATGCCCGCCATCGAGGCACCGGCGAGGTCCGCGCCCTCGGTAGCCGAGCGTTTCGGCACTGGCTGACGGCAGAGTTCTATGACCAGCACGAGAAGGCGCTGCGAGACCAATCGCTCCGCGAAGCCCGGATGACCCTCGAGGGCATCGCGATGAAGGACCATCGCCCGGTTCATATCCGTGTGGCCGGCGGGAGCGGTCGCTACTGGCTCGACCTTGGCCTCCCAGGCAGTAGCCGCTGCGTTTTCCTCCGCGCTGACGCATGGAGCCTGGAGGAGCAGAGCGAGCTGATGTTTTGCCGGTCGGAGAGCGCTCAGGCCCTGCCGGAGCCGGTGGCTGGCGGCAGCCTTGAGCCGCTGTGGAAGGTGGCCAACGTCCCTGAGCAGGCCCGGCTGCTGGTGGTGGCGTGGCTGGTGGAGTGTCTGCGTCCCGATACGCCCTTCCCGGTGCTGGAGCTGCTGGGGGAGCAAGGCAGCGGCAAGTCTGGCACGCAGTCGGCACTGCGTCGGCTAATCGACCCCAATGCAGCTGACCTCAGGGGCGCCCCCAAGTCTGCAGAGGACCTGTTTGTGAGCGGTGGCGTCAACCACGTGATCTCCATCGAGAACGTGAGCCACCTCCCGGCTCCGTTGCAGGATGCACTGTGCGTAGTGGCGACCGGGGGCGGGTTCGCCCGGCGCAAGCTGTACACCGACGCCGACGAGAGCGTGATCCAGCTCAAGCGCCCGGTGATGCTCAACGGTATCTCCGCCGCCGTTACGCAACAGGACCTGGTGAGCCGTACCGTCACGGTCGAGGTGCCGGTGATCCAAGACGCCCAGGCCAAGGACAAGCTGGAGGAGGAGTTCGAGGTCAAGCGGCCTGAGATCATCGGCGCCCTGCTGGACATCGCCGCCCGCGCCCTGGAGATCCTGCCGGAGATGTCGCTGCCGGCGGCACGCCGCCCCCGTCTCCTCGAGTTCGCACACCTCGGCATGGCCGTCGCCAAGGCAATCGGGCGCGACCCGGAGGAGTTCATGCGGCAATACGATGCCGCCCGGCAGGATGGGCTCGAGCGCACCCTCGAGGCGAGCCCAGTGGCGACCGCCATCCGGGACTGGGCGGAGATCCACCCCGGCGAGGTGCGCGACGAGCCGGCCAAGCGGTGGCTGGAGATCCTGACGGACTACAAGCCCCAGGGGTCGGATACCTGGCCGCGCTCCGCGAAGGGGTTGGGCGATGCGATGCGCAGGGCAGCACCCGCCCTTCGACAGCTGGGCATCGAGTGCCGCTGCTTCGGCAAGGGGAGCGGAGGTGTCGTGCGGTGGCGCGTGGGAATAAAAGTTCCTGAAGCGATGTCCCCAATGTCCCGAAGTCCCAAGTCTGATGCCGATAGTTGGGACATTGGGACTTCAGGGACATCGGTTCGGGAAGTTTCCTTGGGCGATGCCGACCGGGAGGTGTTCTGA
- a CDS encoding helix-turn-helix domain-containing protein: MSKYDWEAIERDYRAGQLSIRHLATNHGIPESTVRSKARALGWQRDLTEDVRAATRAKLSRSSRTDLAHADDAQIVQAASDDVTSIVEAHRKSIAQWRLIAERLAQHLATMEISDDNHDKFSRSLNAGIDAMMKLVKGERQAYQLDEEQPADSENPYAHLSDEELHSRIRELTKKLGIS, translated from the coding sequence ATGAGCAAGTACGACTGGGAAGCCATTGAGCGCGACTACCGCGCCGGCCAGCTCTCCATCCGCCATCTCGCCACTAATCACGGCATCCCCGAATCAACCGTTCGCAGCAAGGCCAGAGCGCTGGGCTGGCAGCGGGATCTCACTGAAGATGTCCGAGCGGCGACCCGAGCCAAGCTCTCGCGCAGTTCGCGCACGGATCTCGCGCATGCAGATGATGCGCAAATCGTCCAGGCGGCCAGTGACGATGTGACCTCAATCGTCGAGGCCCACCGTAAGTCTATTGCCCAGTGGCGGTTGATCGCCGAGCGCCTGGCCCAACACCTGGCCACCATGGAGATCTCGGACGACAACCACGACAAGTTCTCGCGCAGCCTCAATGCCGGCATCGACGCCATGATGAAGCTCGTGAAGGGAGAGCGGCAGGCCTATCAGCTTGATGAGGAGCAGCCAGCCGACTCCGAAAACCCCTACGCGCATCTGAGCGACGAGGAGCTTCACAGCCGCATCCGTGAGCTCACCAAGAAGCTCGGGATCTCCTGA
- a CDS encoding type I restriction-modification system subunit M, with translation MNTESHSQLAAFIWSVADLLRGDFKQSQYGRIILPFTLLRRLECVLEPTKADVLGAAREHQAKPDAVREKLLLRAAVQPFFNASPLTLGSLSDTQTADDLMSYVQSFSQDAREIFEHFEFEGFVQQLSANNLLYQVVQRFAAIDMSPKRLSNYGMGLVFEELIRKFAESSNETAGEHFTPRDIVHLTTSLVLTGQDDKLRPHGIVTVYDPTAGTGGFLSERDEYIQQGSQGVTVSLHGQELNPESYAICKADMLIKGQAVEQIKLGNTLSDDQLPGEHFDFMLSNPPFGVEWKKVQKAITDEHNHKGYEGRFGPGLPRVSDGSLLFLMHLVSKMRPRQEGGSRIGIILNGSPLFTGGAGSGESEIRRYLLQHDLVEAIVGLPTDLFYNTGIATYVWILSNHKPAERRGQVQLINATGRASKMRKSLGSKRQFVADRDIEEIVRLYGAFQESEESKLFPVEAFGYRRITVERPLRLNFQASPERLARLDDEKPLQKLDEAEREAIKAACATLDPEQRFTNHDAFLKSLKAALKEAGLKIGAPVQKAILSALSERDPEAGICRDKQGNPEPDTGLRDNENVPLGESVFDYFEREVKPHVPDAWIDEEKRDPLDDRIGIVGFEIPFNRHFYQFKPPRPLEEIDADLKACTDRIKQMIEELSA, from the coding sequence GTGAACACGGAGAGTCACTCTCAGCTGGCGGCCTTCATCTGGTCCGTGGCGGACCTGCTGCGCGGCGATTTCAAGCAATCCCAGTACGGCCGCATCATTCTGCCCTTCACCCTGCTGCGACGCCTGGAGTGCGTGCTGGAGCCCACCAAGGCCGACGTGCTGGGTGCCGCGCGGGAGCATCAGGCCAAGCCCGACGCCGTGCGCGAGAAGCTGCTGCTGCGCGCCGCCGTCCAGCCCTTCTTCAACGCCTCGCCGCTGACCCTGGGCAGCCTCTCCGACACCCAGACCGCCGACGACCTGATGAGCTACGTGCAGTCGTTCAGCCAGGACGCCCGGGAGATCTTTGAGCACTTCGAGTTCGAGGGCTTCGTCCAGCAGCTCTCGGCCAACAACCTGCTCTACCAGGTGGTGCAGCGCTTCGCCGCCATCGACATGAGCCCGAAGCGGCTCTCCAACTACGGAATGGGCCTGGTGTTCGAGGAGCTGATCCGGAAGTTCGCCGAGAGCTCCAACGAGACGGCGGGGGAGCACTTCACCCCGCGCGACATCGTCCACCTGACCACCTCGCTGGTGCTCACCGGCCAGGACGACAAGCTTCGCCCCCACGGCATCGTCACCGTCTATGATCCCACGGCGGGCACCGGCGGCTTCCTCTCCGAGAGGGACGAGTATATCCAGCAGGGCAGCCAGGGGGTGACCGTCTCGCTGCACGGCCAGGAGCTCAACCCCGAGTCCTACGCTATCTGCAAGGCCGACATGCTGATCAAGGGTCAGGCGGTGGAGCAGATTAAGCTCGGCAACACCCTCTCCGACGACCAGCTCCCCGGCGAGCATTTCGACTTCATGCTCTCCAATCCGCCCTTCGGCGTGGAATGGAAGAAGGTGCAGAAGGCGATCACCGATGAGCATAACCACAAGGGCTACGAGGGCCGCTTCGGCCCCGGTCTGCCGCGGGTCTCCGACGGCTCGCTGCTGTTTTTGATGCACCTGGTGAGCAAGATGCGTCCCCGCCAGGAGGGCGGCTCGCGCATCGGCATCATCCTCAACGGCTCGCCGCTGTTCACCGGCGGCGCCGGCAGCGGGGAATCGGAGATCCGCCGCTACCTGCTGCAGCACGACCTGGTGGAGGCCATCGTCGGCCTGCCCACCGACCTCTTCTACAACACAGGCATCGCCACCTACGTGTGGATCCTCTCCAACCACAAGCCCGCCGAGCGCCGCGGCCAGGTCCAGCTGATCAACGCCACCGGCCGGGCCAGCAAGATGCGCAAGTCGCTGGGCAGCAAACGCCAGTTCGTCGCCGACCGCGACATCGAGGAGATCGTGCGCCTCTACGGCGCCTTCCAGGAGAGCGAAGAGAGCAAGCTGTTCCCTGTGGAGGCCTTCGGCTACCGGCGCATCACCGTGGAGCGCCCGCTGCGCCTCAACTTCCAGGCCAGCCCCGAGCGCCTGGCCCGGCTCGATGACGAGAAGCCGCTCCAGAAGCTCGACGAGGCCGAGCGCGAGGCGATCAAGGCCGCCTGCGCCACCCTGGACCCGGAGCAGCGGTTCACCAACCATGATGCCTTCCTCAAGTCGCTAAAGGCCGCCTTGAAGGAGGCTGGCCTGAAGATCGGCGCCCCGGTGCAGAAGGCCATTCTCAGCGCCCTCTCCGAGCGTGACCCCGAGGCGGGCATCTGCCGGGACAAGCAGGGAAACCCGGAGCCCGACACCGGCCTGCGCGACAACGAGAACGTGCCGCTGGGCGAGTCGGTGTTCGACTACTTCGAGCGCGAGGTGAAGCCCCACGTACCCGACGCCTGGATCGACGAGGAGAAGCGCGACCCGCTGGATGACCGTATCGGCATCGTCGGCTTCGAGATTCCCTTCAACCGGCACTTCTACCAGTTCAAGCCTCCGCGCCCGCTGGAGGAGATCGACGCCGACCTCAAGGCTTGCACCGATCGGATCAAACAGATGATCGAGGAGCTGTCAGCATGA
- a CDS encoding restriction endonuclease subunit S encodes MSFPPYPEYKDSGVEWLGEVPAHWQSKRLKFLFDIQKRGVREEDQIVTCFRDGMVTLRKNRRSEGFTNALQEIGYQGIRSGDLVIHAMDAFAGAIGVSDSDGKSSPVYSVCVPVSPDVSPYYYARLLRHMALSGFVASLAKGIRERSTDFRWTDAAEIFLPVPTADEQVKITRFLDHETTRIDALVKEQQRLIELLKEKRQAVISHAVTKGLDPDVPLKDSGVEWLGAVPAHWEVGRVKNVASFITSGPRGWSDYLTESGEEIFVQSGDLDDHIGVNFENAKRIRSPMGAEGARTRINCGDVLVCITGANTGRVAVSDLPPVSAFINQHLSLVRLNQVNALPEFVGYALSSESIQSFFRVEQYGLKEGLSLSDVADAPLVLPPKYEQELVMKYLKDQTQRLDRLAIDAERSVELLQERRSALISAAVTGKIDVRGWQQPAGLLAPAETTQTEAV; translated from the coding sequence ATGAGCTTCCCGCCGTACCCCGAATACAAGGACTCCGGCGTCGAGTGGCTGGGGGAGGTGCCGGCCCATTGGCAAAGTAAAAGGTTGAAATTTCTTTTTGATATTCAAAAACGTGGTGTCAGAGAGGAAGATCAAATAGTTACGTGCTTCAGAGATGGCATGGTCACGCTTCGTAAAAACCGTCGCTCAGAAGGTTTTACGAATGCGCTGCAGGAAATTGGTTACCAAGGTATTCGCTCAGGCGACTTGGTTATCCACGCCATGGATGCATTTGCGGGTGCAATCGGGGTATCCGATTCAGATGGAAAGTCTTCACCTGTCTACTCTGTTTGCGTTCCGGTATCCCCTGATGTGTCTCCTTATTACTATGCCAGGCTACTTCGACACATGGCGCTGTCTGGGTTTGTGGCGTCGTTGGCGAAAGGTATCCGGGAAAGATCTACAGACTTTAGATGGACTGATGCTGCAGAAATATTCTTGCCGGTGCCAACGGCTGATGAGCAAGTAAAAATCACCAGATTTCTCGACCACGAAACCACCCGCATCGACGCCTTGGTGAAGGAACAGCAACGACTGATCGAGCTGCTCAAGGAGAAACGCCAGGCGGTGATCTCCCATGCCGTCACCAAGGGACTGGATCCCGATGTGCCGTTGAAGGACTCCGGGGTGGAGTGGCTGGGTGCAGTGCCGGCACATTGGGAAGTTGGGCGCGTGAAGAATGTAGCCTCATTCATAACTTCTGGTCCACGGGGCTGGTCTGATTATCTTACCGAATCTGGCGAGGAGATTTTTGTTCAGAGCGGTGACCTAGATGATCATATTGGCGTCAACTTTGAGAATGCGAAACGTATACGCTCTCCCATGGGTGCTGAGGGAGCCAGGACTCGAATAAACTGTGGTGATGTGCTTGTTTGTATAACCGGCGCCAACACCGGGCGAGTAGCAGTATCCGACCTCCCGCCAGTCTCAGCTTTCATAAATCAGCACCTGTCTCTTGTTCGGCTTAATCAGGTTAATGCTTTACCTGAATTTGTGGGCTATGCGCTGTCTTCAGAATCAATTCAGTCGTTTTTTAGGGTGGAGCAATATGGTTTGAAGGAAGGGCTAAGCCTGAGCGACGTTGCTGATGCCCCTTTGGTGCTTCCTCCGAAATATGAGCAAGAGCTGGTAATGAAGTACCTAAAAGACCAGACCCAGCGCCTGGATCGTCTAGCTATAGACGCAGAACGATCTGTTGAATTGCTCCAAGAACGTCGATCTGCCCTGATCTCCGCGGCCGTGACCGGCAAGATTGATGTCCGCGGCTGGCAGCAACCGGCGGGCTTATTGGCTCCCGCTGAAACCACCCAGACGGAGGCGGTATGA
- a CDS encoding GIY-YIG nuclease family protein, which produces MTQGRSIRLFLVDGTPNGLLTAEIMNWTGHVLTGPRSKLSELVQRPECGRTGIYFLVGPDPENSLRPLVYIGESDDVSTRLKQHNRPEAVSGSGGGKDFWEKVCLVTSKDQNLTKAHVKYLESLLIQNAGQVGRCKLINGTAHDYVNLPESDRADMAFFVEQIRTVLPVLGYDFLRETSRPSRAPEATPATELEASPRFTLEVPRHGIRATGQEIDGEFYVFKGSLARGNWVGTERGYQSLYNQLCEDGVLVEGSNDTRVFNEDQSFSSPSAAAAVVSGRSANGRTSWKAEDSGLTYGEWQDRQVSVAVNEAGE; this is translated from the coding sequence ATGACGCAAGGACGCAGCATCCGGCTCTTTCTGGTGGACGGCACGCCCAATGGCCTGCTCACCGCCGAGATTATGAACTGGACCGGCCATGTGCTCACCGGGCCGCGCAGCAAGCTCAGCGAGCTGGTGCAGCGCCCAGAGTGCGGCCGCACCGGGATCTACTTCCTGGTCGGCCCGGATCCCGAGAACAGCCTGCGCCCGCTGGTCTACATTGGTGAGAGCGACGACGTAAGCACCCGCCTCAAGCAGCATAACCGCCCAGAGGCTGTTTCTGGCTCCGGTGGCGGCAAGGATTTCTGGGAGAAGGTCTGCCTGGTCACCAGCAAGGACCAGAACCTGACCAAGGCCCACGTGAAGTACCTGGAGAGCCTGCTGATCCAGAACGCCGGCCAGGTAGGTCGCTGCAAGCTGATCAACGGCACTGCCCACGATTACGTCAACCTGCCAGAGTCTGACCGCGCCGATATGGCGTTCTTCGTCGAGCAGATCCGCACCGTGCTGCCGGTGCTGGGCTACGACTTCCTGCGTGAGACCTCTCGCCCCTCACGGGCACCGGAGGCAACCCCGGCTACCGAGCTAGAGGCATCGCCCCGCTTCACCCTGGAAGTGCCGCGTCACGGCATTCGCGCCACTGGTCAGGAGATCGACGGCGAGTTCTATGTCTTTAAGGGCTCTCTGGCCCGGGGCAACTGGGTCGGCACCGAGCGCGGCTACCAGAGCCTGTACAACCAGCTCTGCGAGGATGGTGTGCTGGTGGAAGGCAGCAACGACACCCGAGTCTTCAACGAGGACCAGAGCTTCAGTAGCCCCAGCGCCGCCGCCGCGGTGGTCTCCGGCCGCAGCGCCAACGGCCGAACCTCCTGGAAGGCGGAAGACAGTGGCCTGACCTACGGGGAATGGCAGGATCGCCAAGTGAGTGTTGCGGTTAATGAAGCAGGTGAATAG
- a CDS encoding DUF3800 domain-containing protein codes for MGDFGEYIIYVDESGDHGLRNINPDYPVFVLAFCIIHKQDYLTQIVPKLQELKFRYFGHDMVVLHEAEIRKSRKPFDILLNPNVRRDFMGDLSAIIENSPFTLVASCIMKEEFSKKHGVDGNPYHVAMEFGLERVFMELQSRRQRGQLTHVVFEQRGLQEDQALELEFRRIKDRSRMEGLEETLDIVMASKKVNSAGLQLADMVARPIGRHLLNPGQSNRAYDILNGKFRRSRAGQIKGWGLKVYP; via the coding sequence ATGGGCGATTTTGGAGAGTATATTATTTACGTGGATGAAAGCGGTGATCATGGTCTCAGGAACATTAACCCTGACTACCCCGTTTTTGTCTTGGCCTTCTGTATTATCCACAAGCAAGATTACCTTACTCAGATTGTGCCTAAATTACAAGAGCTGAAGTTCCGCTATTTTGGCCATGATATGGTTGTTCTTCATGAGGCAGAGATACGCAAGTCAAGAAAGCCATTTGATATTCTTCTCAACCCTAACGTCAGGCGTGATTTCATGGGAGACCTATCTGCTATTATAGAGAACTCTCCTTTCACCCTAGTGGCTAGTTGCATCATGAAAGAAGAGTTTTCAAAGAAGCATGGTGTTGATGGAAACCCTTATCATGTTGCGATGGAATTTGGCCTGGAGCGCGTCTTCATGGAACTGCAAAGTCGTCGCCAACGTGGCCAGCTAACCCATGTGGTTTTTGAGCAGAGAGGGCTACAAGAGGATCAAGCTCTAGAACTTGAGTTTCGACGCATCAAAGACCGGTCACGGATGGAAGGCTTGGAAGAAACGCTGGATATTGTCATGGCCAGCAAGAAAGTGAATTCGGCGGGTCTGCAGCTAGCCGACATGGTGGCACGCCCCATAGGTCGGCACCTATTGAACCCTGGTCAATCCAATCGAGCCTACGATATTCTTAATGGCAAATTCCGGCGTAGTCGGGCGGGCCAGATCAAGGGGTGGGGGCTGAAGGTATATCCTTGA